The following coding sequences lie in one Alosa sapidissima isolate fAloSap1 chromosome 15, fAloSap1.pri, whole genome shotgun sequence genomic window:
- the LOC121684518 gene encoding olfactory receptor 52K2 has translation MFEHAEPMSNVTLLFTAYGSPGSKNHGVLFITLLLYVSTVLSNVTILLVIYFDSSLHKPMYIFLFNLAINGLIGTTAVCPKIMANLLKDNNYISLEGCLIQVLFINVYACCAYAIFAGMAYDRYVSICKPLQYHSIMTPLRVKVLLAVVYLLPTSLLSFQVYLTSRLPLCGNNINKMFCDNLVVVNLSCVRDAIGNLYGLCLIFVLVVLPLFLVILSYIKIISVSLRASTSAQKKALQTCAPHLITFINFSLAILFSVIYNRISHFLPQEVNILMSLEFILIPPLLHPLIYGIKTKDIRKSLYKIFRRRVVFMNSETDTLNQNRLTNKIFFF, from the exons ATGTTTGAACATG cagAGCCAATGTCCAATGTGACTTTACTGTTCACGGCCTATGGATCTCCAGGTTCAAAAAATCATGGGGTATTGTTTATCACCCTGTTGCTTTATGTTAGCACTGTTTTATCTAATGTTACCATTTTGCTAGTGATTTACTTTGACTCAAGTTTGCACAAACCTATGTACATATTTCTGTTTAACCTGGCAATTAATGGATTAATAGGCACCACTGCAGTCTGCCCAAAGATCATGGCTAATCTTCTCAAAGACAATAACTACATATCTTTAGAGGGCTGCTtaattcaggtgctgttcatcAATGTCTATGCTTGTTGTGCTTATGCAATTTTTGCTGGAATGGCTTATGATCGATATGTGTCAATATGTAAACCACTCCAATACCACAGTATAATGACACCATTAAGAGTGAAGGTGCTTCTAGCTGTAGTGTACCTCCTTCCAACATCCTTGTTGTCTTTCCAAGTGTATTTGACCTCGAGACTTCCTCTGTGTGGTAACAACATAAATAAGATGTTTTGTGATAATCTGGTTGTTGTTAATCTATCTTGTGTTAGAGATGCCATTGGCAATTTGTATGGCCTTTGTTTAATTTTTGTACTTGTTGTTCTTCCTCTGTTTCTAGTCATTCTGTCCTATATTAAGATCATATCTGTAAGCTTAAGAGCCTCTACGAGTGCACAAAAGAAAGCTCTACAGACATGTGCACctcatttaattacatttattaatttttcCTTGGCCATTCTCTTCTCTGTAATCTATAACAGAATTAGTCATTTTCTCCCTCAAGAAGTTAATATTTTGATGTCATTAGAATTCATTTTGATACCACCACTTTTGCATCCATTGATATATGGAATCAAAACAAAGGATATTAGAAAAAGCCTGTATAAAATCTTTAGAAGAAGGGTGGTTTTCATGAACTCTGAGACTGACACACTAAATCAAAATAGattaacaaacaaaatattCTTCTTTTAA